TGCCGGACATCCATTCGTGGGCCTCCCGAAAGAGGTGCCCGAAGGGCGGCGTGTGTTACTTGAATCGAAGTCGCCCACCTACTCATACCTCAAGGCATCGATTGGGTCCAGCCGTGCCGCCTGGCGGGCCGGGTAAAGCCCGAAGACAATCCCCACCGTAGCCGACACACCTACCGCCAACACGATTGAATAAACCGACACCACCGTGGGCCAGTCGGCATAGAATGCGATGACTTTGGCCAGGATCAAGCCTATAGCACACCCGACCACACATCCGATCAAGCAGATTGTCACTGCTTCGATCAGGAACTGCCGCATGATATCGCTGCGGGTGGCGCCGATAGCGCGACGGACACCTATCTCGCGGGTGCGCTCGAGCACCGTGGCCAGCATGATGTTCATAATTCCGATACCGCCCACCAGGAGTGAAATCCCGGCGATAGTCCCCATTACAATATTGAATATCCGTTGCGTCTTTTGTGACTGGCGCAAGAGCGACTCAGGCACCACCACTTCGTAGTCTTCCACGCCAGCATGGCGACGGGCCAGAATGCGTTCGACCAGTTTGGTAACGGTGGCCACATGTTCGAGTTCGGTCACGGTAACCGTAAGTTGATCGACCTCCGGCGTGTTGAACTTTTCTTCGTCGGAGGAACTGATAGAAATCCACCGTCCGCCGCCGCGAATGGACGGCCCACCCGAGAACTGACGCTCGATTTTCTTGGCGGCCGTACTATACGGAATATAGACATCCTCGTTGAAATTCTTGAGCTCGAATCCCTCCACTTTGCCACGCGCGATGTACTTGTCGGCCATGATGCCGACGACAGTGAAACTCAGGTCACCAATCTTGACCGATTTCCCCAGTGCATCCTCGAAGGCAAACAAGGCCCGCTTGGCTTTGGCTCCCAATACACAGACCTGAGCAAAGGCTTCCACATCGGAGCCGGTGACAAACCGGCCGTACTCGACTTCGATGGATGAAGACAGTACAAAGTGGGGCAAAGTGGCCACCACTCGCGCCTCTGCTTCCTGCGAACCGTGGTATATCTTTGGAAAAGCCTCGTATCTTTGTGGCACCACGTTGGCCACCAGGTCTGAATATGATGCTATGTTTTCGCCGTCGGCCAGGGACAGACCGGGCGAACGGGCCAGACCCTGATCGGAACTGAGTTCGGTGTTGGGGGCCACGGCATTGATGATGATATTGTTGATGCCCAGAATCGATATCTGTTCCAGTGCCTCGCGCTTGGCGCCCTCGCCGATCGACAGCATGGCAATCACGGCGCCGACGCCGAAGATCACGCCGAGCATAGTCAGCGCTGTCCGCATCTTGTGTTCGCGGAGCGAATCAAACGAGATTTGAGATACGCGTGAGTATTCCATAGAAACCGGCGGATCGACTCTAGCGACCTTTTCCCTTGCCACCCTTTCGGCCGCCCCGCGATCCATTGGCCATGCGGCCTTTGTTCAGCTCGGGTTCGGTCGCTTTATCGCCCGGCATCCCCTGCTCGTCCAGAGTCGGGTTAAGGAGGCAGATATCCTCTCCCCCCTCCAGACCCGACACTACCTCGATAGCCACATCGTTGCGGCGGCCTACTTCGATCTCACGTTTCTTTTTGTTTCGGAGATAGACAACCGTCTGGCCTTCATTCTCAAAGACCGCCTCCAACGGCACCGAAACCAGATCCGGCAGTCGTTCGATAATGATGTCGCATGATGACGACATGCCCGGTTTGAGGCTTTCATCGTGATCGAGGATGGCGACTTCGACATCGAAGACATTGATATTCGAGCCGCGCTCTTTCTTGCGCGCCAACGTTCCCTTTTTGGCCACAATACCGGAATATTCTTTCTCCGGCACAGCATCCAGCCTGACTTCAACTTCCTGCGCCGAGTCCACTTTGCTGGCATCAACTTCGGAGACAGCCGTCTTGACAATCATTTCAGAAAGGTCCGGCAGTTTCACCAGTCCCATGCCGGGCCAGGGGGAGTCGCCCTCCTGAACCTTATCCATGCCGCTCCCTTTCCAGATTTCGAGATAGACAACCAGGCCCGGAATCGGGGCCATGACTGTCAATTGATCGAGTTCTCTCTGGGCCTGATCACGCTTGTCCTGAGCCCGCTGAACTTCAACTTCAGATTTATCAACGTCCCCTTTTAGCTGGTCGAGCTTGGCATCGAAATTAAGTTCGGCCAGTTCTTTTTCCATCGCGGCTTCTTTGGCAATGCGAGGAGCATCGTGCTTTTTCTCATCGTAGTTGCGTCGCGACCGTTCCAGTTCCAGCGTGAGTTGTTTTTCCTGTATGGTGTATTCTTTTCGCGCTCGCTCCAGCGCAGATTTTTTGATCTTCAACTCAGAATTGAAATTGGCCACTTCGGCTGTCTGCTCTGAAGCATCGAACCTGATCACCGGTTGGCCTTCCTCCACCGTGGAACCTTCCGGAGCCAGCCAGGTGATGGTCAGTCCGCGGATGCGCGGTGCGCTCAGAGTGTAAGCTCGTTTGGCATCGACAGTGCCGTTAGCTTTTTGGGAAATGACAAACTCGCCTTTGGTCACTCGGGTGGTGGGGATGTCGGCGCTGGTCGAGAAAACAGCGTTGACACCATAGTAGCCGCCCAACACAATTACCAGAACGATGGCACCATATACATATTTCTTCATGAGGTTTCCTTCACCTATTCTACTTTCGCCTGCGTTCGGAGGGCTGTCTGCTTGCTCAAAGGCCATCCGACTACACTATGTACTGCCGAAAGTACACAAAGTTGCACCGGCAGGCAACGATATCAGTTCAGTTTCAATTACTTGGGAGTAACGCAAGGCTTTCGCGATCTGCCGGCCCGCATGCTGCCGCCTGGGGCGTCCCTGTTTCGCCTGGCCGATTTACATAGCGCTAAAGGAGGGAATGTGCCAATAGAGGTCGCGAAGCGGCATAGGAGCCATTTATGGACCGCGAAACGGCAAAAGAGCCATTTATGGCCCGCAAAGCGGCATAAGAGCAGTTTGTGGCCCGCGAAACGGTCAAAAAGCCTTTTAAGGTCAGTCTACTTTCCAGCGGCGATGCGTCCAGAGCCACTGATCCGGGTATTGACGGATACAATGTTCGAAATATTTGGTGTAGGCGGTGGTCAGAGTGTGGATGTCGGCTTCGTCATCCCCGGTGGCCTTGGGATAAATCGGATCACCGGCCATAACTACGTGACGTTCGGCCGATTCCCTTCGCATAACAAACGGCAAGAGCGGCGCGCCGGATTTGACGGCAAAAGCAGCCGGTCCTTTCGGCGTTGCGGCGGGTCGACCAAAGAAATCCACTGTCACCCCCGAGGGCGCATGCTGGTCGGCGATCATGCCGATAAACCTGTTCGCTTTCAAGGCCTTGAAGGCCGGTCTTAGCGATCGATCGATTGAGATCAGGCCAACCCCGATCTCTCGACGGAATCCGTTCAACAGCCGGTTTACTTTTTCATTGTGCTGCACTCCGGTCAAGAAGTCCATGGGGAATCCTCGCGAACCTACCCATGCGCCGAACAATTCGAAACTGCCAAAATGGGCTGTGACCACAATGCCCCCCTTGCCCTTATCGTGTACGGCTTTCATCTGGTCCAGACCGTCGCCTATGATAATGCTGTCCAACCCTGTTTCGATCGTGCGTCCCAACCTGGCAAACTCAATCAGAGTACGACCGGTGTTCTTAAACACCTGTTTCACGATCAGGTCACGGTCCGTCTCACTCAGCGTCTCCCTCATGGCCCGCCTGAGGTTTTCATGAGTGATCCGGCGACGCGAGGCCAACACCAGATGAGCGAGCGAACCCAGGGCGGCGCCGAACGACTCGGCTAACCGCACCGGAAGCGCCTGGGCCAATCGGACGCCAAGGAGCGTGAAGAAGTACTCGATTTCATGGCTCAACTGCGCCATGGTTCGTCGTCATCGGCTTGTTCCGGGTTGTCGGGATCACCGTAATCGAAATCGGTCGAGTGCAGTTTCTCCTCTTCTTCCCACTTTTTGTAGTACTGCCGCCTCTTTTTGAAGCGAACAAAACTTGCGACAATCACTATCAGAGCCAAACCCAGCCATAAGAACATGGTGTCCATAAAAAGCATCACTATATTGAAACGTTGATCTAGATACTCGTGGAACTCGATTTCAAACTCCGGCGCCGTTGCGCCGGTGGAAGCCATCAAAGCGGAGTTGAGGCTTGCCCCTCGGGCCAGGTTTCCAAGCAGCACAGCCAGTGCGTTGTCGCCGTAGTTGTCATAGATATACTTAACGGCCAGATATGACTGAGCGTAGGCAACGTGCGCTCTGCTTTCGTTGTAGCGGTTCATGTTTTCGATCTCGCTCAGAGTCAGGAAATCACCAAAAACAGCGGCTCGGTTCATGGCCAGATTGTCCGACCAACTCCATTCCATCGAAGCAAACATCGCAATCCCCTCATGAAGCCAGCGAGGCGCCGAATACAGTCCGGTCTTGTGGCTCACGGCCAGATGGGCATATTCGTGGATCAACAGTTCATCGAGAGATTTGCCGAGGTTGAACTTGTCGGGCGATTTGATGGCGATCAACTTCCGTTCGGCAAAAGCCGCCGCCGCCCCCCAGTCTGGGAATCGACCCCGAATCAGGTCATTAAACTGCCTGAGATTACCGACAATATGGATCGACGGTTTGTAGGTCAGGGTGTCTTCCAGAAGATCGACCAGGCGGAAGCGTGCGTAAGTAAGCGCCGAATCGGTTATCTCAAGAAAACGTGGATTATCGAGATAGTAAGTGAAGTACTCACGCTCGATAGGCTGCGGCCGGGCAGGTACCGTTGCCGCCGTCATGTTGGGCAGCAGCGCCAACAGTACGGTGATGAAAATGGTCGGTCGCAAGCTCATCGGGGCAATATATACTGTCTGACCGATTGGCGAAAGGGACAAGTTGAGGTCGTTCGGGGTCGAGGATAGAAACGTTCATGCCCAGACGTCTTGCTTGTGTTCCCAGTATGATCGTACATCCTGGAATCGAGCAATGCGTTCGTTAATCTTCAAAACCTCTTTCGGATAGAACTCGAACATCGTCTCGCAGAGAGACAACATCCATGCTTTTCTCGAAAACCCGTGGTTAATGTCAATACGATTCGAGTTTGCTATCTGAATCTGTCCCCAGCCTAAAGCACCAACGGTCAAGCAACCCCAATCTAGGAATTCGATGGGGCTGAAACTTACGTCGGTAACTTCGACCCGATTACCTTCGACGGAATACTTGACCAGAATGAGAGCAAAGATGTTCTTATCATCTTCATAAAACCTTGATAAGCGCTCAACGGACGTTAAGTTAGGCATATTGAACTTAGTGTCAGCGCGATGAGTTTTGACGTCCACCACGCAATAGAAGTCTTCTGTGTCCGTATAGGCTATATCCGCCATAGCCCTGCGTGCGAAGTCGGCAGAGTACTCTTTGCACCAATCACCTAGCAAGGTATCAAACATGTCAGCTATAAGCGCCTCGATCGCATCCCCCGCTGCTCTCGTGCTACCTGCAGTCTGCCTAGAAAGGAAGTCAGGTACGGAATTGAGATGTGCTTTCGTTTTCTCCGCGACAGTTGAATAGTGACCGGTATAGAAAAACGATGACTTCATGAGAACATCTCCCCCTGACCATCTTTACTTTCACTCTTCTTAGATCGATCAGAAAGCGAGTTCCTCTCCCAGAAGACTCCATCTGAATAACCCTGTATCGACTGGTTTGCTTCGGCCGCATTCAGGCGCTTGACAGCCCAACAGCAGTATTCCTGGTTTAACTCTATGCCTACAAACCGTCGTCTGAGTTTCTTCGACACAACAGCCGTAGTTCCACTCCCGAGGAATGGGTCCAGGACTAGGTCATCCGGATTCGAGCTTGCGAGGATCAGTTTAGCAATCAACTTCTCCGGCTTCTGAGTTGGGTGATCAGTATTCTCTGTCATCGACCAAAAGGGTACTGTTATATCAGTCCAGACATTGGACGGGTACGTCAGCCTGAAGTTTCCATTAGCTTCTTCTGTCCAGTCCTTGGGCTTCCCGTCCTGATTGCGGTAGGGGGCAATTACTCTTCTCTTGAGTTTGACATTATCCACGTTGAATGTATACTCTTCGGAGTTAGTGCAATGCCAAATGTCCTCAGTGTTATTCTTCCAATTGTGCACCGCTCCCCTTCCTTTCTCTCTCTCCCAGGTGATTCGATTTCGAATGACCATGTGCTCCTCAAGGACCGGGGCAACAAGCAGTGATGTGCTCCAATCAGCACAGACGTAGATAGTTGCTGTTCGCCTCAAAGTTGGTTTGATTAACTCGATTACCGAAGCAAACCACTTCTGATAATCCCCACTTTCCCTTCGTCGGAATAAGTGTCCGTTGTAGTTCTTCGACAGATTATAGGGTGGATCTAACACCAACAAATCAACGCTCTCATGGGGTAAGAACGGCATGGCTGCGACCATATCCTGATTAATAACGGTGTCTGCAACGTCTTCGACACAAACATCGTCTGCTACCTTGATTAGTGATTTGCTTAACTCCCGGAGTTCTTCATCTGTGCAGTAGAGTGTCCGGTTTCTCGGTGCCCGCTGATTCACGTTTAGTCTCTCTTCCATCAGATTCGTGCGCTTTCCAACTGCGATTTGCCATCATTCTAAGCATGGCTCTGGTTTATCTATGCCATAAGTATACATTCGCTCTATTGCCCTGTCTACTGAAAAAGTAAAAATGGAAATGTGATCAGCCATTGTATCAAACCGATTGACCCAACAGATGATTCTGTGTATGATAGTCACGTAGCTGAACCGACGGCAACGATAGCACGAATTTGGAGTGATGATGAGTATTTATGATTTTGCCATGCAGATGGAACTCGACGGCAAGGCCTATTACGAAGATCTGGCCGCAAAGACCGACCTTCCACAACTGAAAAAGGTCCTTTTGGAAATGGCTTCAGATGAACAGAAACATTACAACCTGTTCAAGGCGATGAAAGATGGTGAGCCGGCAGGTTATGACGCCGAACAGGCCACCACGATTTTTGACTCGGTGAAAAACGTGTTCGAGCAGTTGAAAGAATCCGGTGATGAGTTTTCAGGAGTCGGCGTTGTCCGCGACGGTTGGGCCAAGGCTCGTGAGGTTGAGAAAAAGGCGGAAGACTTCTATCGTCAGAAGGCGGATGAAGTGGATGACCCCAATCAGAAACAGATTCTCTTGAAGATAGCCGACGAAGAACACAAGCACTGGACCGTGATCGATCATGTCATCAGTTTTCTGGATCAACCGGGCAGTTGGTTGGAAAACGCCGAATGGGGTGACCTGGGCTAGTAAAGAATACTCTTCGTTGGTCATGAGCCCTGCGCTCCTGACAACTGATCTCGATGATTCCCTTCAGCCTTCATAGTAGGTCGGGACCTCTTGTGGTCCCGACAAGTTCCCTTCAAGCCTCGTAAGTTCTTGTAGGTTGGAACCCCTGACCCAAAGGGTTCGCGAAGCGAGGTTCCGACATCCGTTGTCCCCGTAGCCGACGAAGTAGTTCGGTTGGTTGGCACCCCCAAGTTCGGTTTGGGCGTGGTGATAAACCGCTTGACAATCGGGACACTATTGTGAAACCTGAACCATAGATGTAAACAAAAGCGTTTGGAGGTTCACGCACGATTTGGCTGCAAAACTACATCTCGGCATCTGGCTGCAAAAACGATGGCAGGCAACCAAGTCGTTTCTGGTTCACTACTTTGGCGGGTTGTATCATCGCGTCGATGAACACCATATCTTTCTAATGGCCTCGGGGCTGGCTTTCTCCCTGATAGTTTGCGTCATCCCCCTCGTGCTAATCGTGTTTGCGGTGCTGGGAATGATCCTTCAGGAGCCGACCATTCGCGAACGAATCGAGTTGTTTATCAACACGGCCATTCCCTACTCGGAGTACGCCGAGGTAATCAAGCAACTGGTATTCGCCCGGGTCGAGGAGTTCATCGGTCACAAGCGTATCGCCGGTGTCATAGGTGGCTTTGGTTTGGTGCTGGCCGCAACCAGTTTGTTTAGCAGCATGCGAACGACGCTCAACAAAGTCTACAATGTCACCGCCACGGGATCGATCCTTATAGGCAAACTGCGCGACCTGGGTTTGATCCTGATGGTTCTAATCTACTTTCTGTTGTCTATCGCCATCCTGCCCGCTATCCGAATGCTCGAACAGTTCACTTATAATAGTGAAACAGTCGCTGGGTTTGTCGACAGTTTACCGGAAGGCATGCTTTTTCAACTGATTACGTTCGTGCTGGTTTTTATCAGCTTCTTGATTGTGTACACGGCTATTCCGCACCAGAGGCCACACATCAAGATGATTCTGGTCTCTGCCTTCTGGGCTGCGGTTCTCTGGCAGGTGGCTCAGCATTTGTTTGGGTACTATGTGTCAAACTTCGTAACACTGAAACGAATCTACGGCACCTACGCGCTGTTCTTAGCGGTTGGTTTCTGGATCTACTACAGTGCCATTGTTTTCATTGTCGGCGCCGAGATCGGTCGACTCTACAAAGAGCGCAACACCGGCCTTGCCTAACTCTGCTTTCAACATATCCTCGAGCGAACCCTGTCCGGAGTAATGAATGAATAAGGCGCGCATACTGTGCTGTTCGTAGGTTTTTTGTTTTTGTTTTACTCGGTCGCGGTAGTGTGGCATGTGACCATAGCCGCAAATCTCGACAAACAGATCATGCTCAGGCAGAAAGAAATCGGGACGAAACTGTCGACCGGCCAATAGTATCAGCGGCTCGTACTGAAACTGGATATGATGCTTGGTGAAGAAGTCGGCACAGCGACGTTCGTACTTCGAGCGCACCGTCACCCCGGACTCAGTCGGCAGGATGGCTTCAAACCGACGCTGACGCGGCAACCGGACACCGCGCGCGGGCGCCGGTTTACCGGTTTTCATAATGCGCTTCCGAGATCTCATACAATGGCAATATACACACGACCGGGTGGCATGGTCAAACCCGGTTTGGCCAAGGGCTGCTGAAAAGAGCTCGGCCAACGAATTGGAGACAGCCGCCCGGCGGACCTCTAGCGTTGTGCGCGCCGAGTCTTCAGACTCGG
This is a stretch of genomic DNA from Candidatus Zixiibacteriota bacterium. It encodes these proteins:
- a CDS encoding ABC transporter permease, giving the protein MEYSRVSQISFDSLREHKMRTALTMLGVIFGVGAVIAMLSIGEGAKREALEQISILGINNIIINAVAPNTELSSDQGLARSPGLSLADGENIASYSDLVANVVPQRYEAFPKIYHGSQEAEARVVATLPHFVLSSSIEVEYGRFVTGSDVEAFAQVCVLGAKAKRALFAFEDALGKSVKIGDLSFTVVGIMADKYIARGKVEGFELKNFNEDVYIPYSTAAKKIERQFSGGPSIRGGGRWISISSSDEEKFNTPEVDQLTVTVTELEHVATVTKLVERILARRHAGVEDYEVVVPESLLRQSQKTQRIFNIVMGTIAGISLLVGGIGIMNIMLATVLERTREIGVRRAIGATRSDIMRQFLIEAVTICLIGCVVGCAIGLILAKVIAFYADWPTVVSVYSIVLAVGVSATVGIVFGLYPARQAARLDPIDALRYE
- a CDS encoding lysophospholipid acyltransferase family protein, which produces MAQLSHEIEYFFTLLGVRLAQALPVRLAESFGAALGSLAHLVLASRRRITHENLRRAMRETLSETDRDLIVKQVFKNTGRTLIEFARLGRTIETGLDSIIIGDGLDQMKAVHDKGKGGIVVTAHFGSFELFGAWVGSRGFPMDFLTGVQHNEKVNRLLNGFRREIGVGLISIDRSLRPAFKALKANRFIGMIADQHAPSGVTVDFFGRPAATPKGPAAFAVKSGAPLLPFVMRRESAERHVVMAGDPIYPKATGDDEADIHTLTTAYTKYFEHCIRQYPDQWLWTHRRWKVD
- a CDS encoding DNA methyltransferase; this encodes MEERLNVNQRAPRNRTLYCTDEELRELSKSLIKVADDVCVEDVADTVINQDMVAAMPFLPHESVDLLVLDPPYNLSKNYNGHLFRRRESGDYQKWFASVIELIKPTLRRTATIYVCADWSTSLLVAPVLEEHMVIRNRITWEREKGRGAVHNWKNNTEDIWHCTNSEEYTFNVDNVKLKRRVIAPYRNQDGKPKDWTEEANGNFRLTYPSNVWTDITVPFWSMTENTDHPTQKPEKLIAKLILASSNPDDLVLDPFLGSGTTAVVSKKLRRRFVGIELNQEYCCWAVKRLNAAEANQSIQGYSDGVFWERNSLSDRSKKSESKDGQGEMFS
- a CDS encoding ferritin family protein, coding for MSIYDFAMQMELDGKAYYEDLAAKTDLPQLKKVLLEMASDEQKHYNLFKAMKDGEPAGYDAEQATTIFDSVKNVFEQLKESGDEFSGVGVVRDGWAKAREVEKKAEDFYRQKADEVDDPNQKQILLKIADEEHKHWTVIDHVISFLDQPGSWLENAEWGDLG
- a CDS encoding peptidase MA family metallohydrolase; its protein translation is MSLRPTIFITVLLALLPNMTAATVPARPQPIEREYFTYYLDNPRFLEITDSALTYARFRLVDLLEDTLTYKPSIHIVGNLRQFNDLIRGRFPDWGAAAAFAERKLIAIKSPDKFNLGKSLDELLIHEYAHLAVSHKTGLYSAPRWLHEGIAMFASMEWSWSDNLAMNRAAVFGDFLTLSEIENMNRYNESRAHVAYAQSYLAVKYIYDNYGDNALAVLLGNLARGASLNSALMASTGATAPEFEIEFHEYLDQRFNIVMLFMDTMFLWLGLALIVIVASFVRFKKRRQYYKKWEEEEKLHSTDFDYGDPDNPEQADDDEPWRS
- a CDS encoding YihY/virulence factor BrkB family protein, whose product is MAAKLHLGIWLQKRWQATKSFLVHYFGGLYHRVDEHHIFLMASGLAFSLIVCVIPLVLIVFAVLGMILQEPTIRERIELFINTAIPYSEYAEVIKQLVFARVEEFIGHKRIAGVIGGFGLVLAATSLFSSMRTTLNKVYNVTATGSILIGKLRDLGLILMVLIYFLLSIAILPAIRMLEQFTYNSETVAGFVDSLPEGMLFQLITFVLVFISFLIVYTAIPHQRPHIKMILVSAFWAAVLWQVAQHLFGYYVSNFVTLKRIYGTYALFLAVGFWIYYSAIVFIVGAEIGRLYKERNTGLA
- a CDS encoding efflux RND transporter periplasmic adaptor subunit, translated to MKKYVYGAIVLVIVLGGYYGVNAVFSTSADIPTTRVTKGEFVISQKANGTVDAKRAYTLSAPRIRGLTITWLAPEGSTVEEGQPVIRFDASEQTAEVANFNSELKIKKSALERARKEYTIQEKQLTLELERSRRNYDEKKHDAPRIAKEAAMEKELAELNFDAKLDQLKGDVDKSEVEVQRAQDKRDQAQRELDQLTVMAPIPGLVVYLEIWKGSGMDKVQEGDSPWPGMGLVKLPDLSEMIVKTAVSEVDASKVDSAQEVEVRLDAVPEKEYSGIVAKKGTLARKKERGSNINVFDVEVAILDHDESLKPGMSSSCDIIIERLPDLVSVPLEAVFENEGQTVVYLRNKKKREIEVGRRNDVAIEVVSGLEGGEDICLLNPTLDEQGMPGDKATEPELNKGRMANGSRGGRKGGKGKGR